The nucleotide sequence TTACGCCAAGGGCACTGCCACTGGGCAGAGCCTTTTGCGGAATTCCGCTTGTTGTGTTCCTTCTTGCTTTGTGGATGTTCACAGCCGTCTTTGGTTGGGTGCCGATCCTTGAAGGACAGTTTGGCGGTGCTTTGTACCAAAGTGACCCCATATTAAATATCTACCTGATATTTATTCCGTTTCTTTGGATTGCGGCAAATTACTTTCATTTGATTATTAGGGGTCGCAGTTGACCTTTCGACGCAAAACAACCGCTCAGCAACATGGCCCCCTCCCCATGGGGGGGAGGGAGGGGGCCGCGCTTTCTTCGAAAGCGCAGCGATTTAGATCATCTGTTTGGCGCGTCGGGGCCCTCTTCTAATGGCCGCCCTCTTCATCATCGTCTGGCTGATCCCCGCCGCATGGGGGGCCTATTCCGGCTATTGGCGGGCGGCGCGGCCCGCTTTGAACTTCGGCGACTTTGCCACTGACATTGGCATCGCGCTGATGACCGCTGCGGCCCCGATCTTCATGTTCCACATGGTCTGGGTCGGCGCGTTCATGGAGATGACGGGGGGGCTCAGCGCGCTCGGCTCATGGGCGTGGTACTGGTCTTGGTTGACCGCGCTGATCTGGTTCCCATGCATGGTCATCGCCTATATCTGGCGGGCGATGAAGATCCGGCGGGGGGGGGTAGGGTGAGCGCGCCTTTCATCATGACGCTGGTCGCACCGTTTCAGTCCCTGCTCTACAGAGTGGTCAGGCTGGGCCGCCAAGGCGAGGCAGCAGGGGAAGACATGACCCCGCAGTTTGGTGTATCACGTCATGTGGGCGCGGTTTCGTCGGTTAACATATGGTAAAGCTAAAATGAATACCTATATATATCATATGGTTAGTAAGATTTCAGCATGCGGGAAACCCCGCCCATGATGCGTCTCATTCAAAAGGGGCTGATGTACGGCAACCTGTTCCACGTGGGCTCGCCCGCGCTGGTGGAGCGGTATAACCGCGCCTTGAAGCATCTGACCGGCAAGACCACGAAGCTGACCGATTTTCACATTGATATCGCGGGCTACGCGCCCGAAGTGGGCGACGAGCTGGACGACCATCTGTACCTCAACCCGCAGGGCTGCAACCGGCAATTCATCCTGCTGTCGACCGAGCAAAAGACGGCGCCGCTGCTGGAGGCCAAGTTTTCGACCTCGCGCGGGATCCTGCGGCAATTCATCGATCACAACGAGGCGCAGCTTTTCGCGCTGACTGCCCGTGACGCCGTGGCGGGCGAGCTGGTCAACTCGATCTACACCGTCGATAAAGCCGCGCATCTGTTCGACATCCGCAAGATGCGGATCGAGGCCGACACCACAGGTGGCCATGTGGCAGAGGCCACCAAGCTGGGCGCGATGATCGACGAATTCCGCTCCCGCGAGGACGCGTGGTGGGACGATGTGCTGATCGCCGACATGATCACGCTGGCCAAGAAAACCGGCGACGTGACGCGGGTGCCCATCGGGCTGGAAAAGACCGAATACGAGCAAGCGAACTTCTGGACCTCGCATTTCGGGGGGCTTTATGTTTTCCGTGATGTGCCCGAGCCGGCCACGATCTGCGTGGGCAAAAAGGAAGAGGTCGGCAAGCTGCCGACCAAGCTGACCCTGGGCTTCCATGAGCGCAACAAAATCGCGGCCTTTCTGGAGGAAAACAATCTGGTCGAGCCCATCGTGAAGGCGAAAGGTGTCAATGCGATCGACATCCTGCGCCAAAAGCTGGACTTCATCATTGTCGATGTCGCGGCCACGATGGAGGCGGACCTGACCGGCCTCAGACGCGCCGATCTGCGCAAACTGGCGCGGCGCTATGCGCAGCTGTTGCCCAAGGAATTCCACCAGCTTAACGACCTGTTGCGCTGGGCGGAGGGCGGCGGCGGTTGGCCGCGGATCACCTCGAAAGACCCGGCCTATTTCTACACGCTGCGGTCTACCGATCATGGGGATCGCGATCTGGTGAACCAGATGCTGGCCGAGCTTGCGCCGTTGGATGTGCGCCAGCTGTTTATTTGCCACAAGCAGCTGTTTTACGCGCGCTACGCGGGCTGGCCGGAGGAAAAGAAGGAATTTGTGGCGGACTTCCTTGAGCGGGAGTATCAAGTGGACAAGGCCGGCGCCCGCGAGGCACTGTTTGGCCATGAGGAGCCGATGGCGGAGCCCAGCCCCACGCGCGACATTGTCGACGTTGTGGGACCATGGGGCGCCGTGAGGAGGGGTAAATGATCATAGGAATTTTGCGGCTGTTCGTGCTGGCGTTCATCGTCATGCTGGTG is from uncultured Litoreibacter sp. and encodes:
- a CDS encoding DUF6638 family protein, translating into MMRLIQKGLMYGNLFHVGSPALVERYNRALKHLTGKTTKLTDFHIDIAGYAPEVGDELDDHLYLNPQGCNRQFILLSTEQKTAPLLEAKFSTSRGILRQFIDHNEAQLFALTARDAVAGELVNSIYTVDKAAHLFDIRKMRIEADTTGGHVAEATKLGAMIDEFRSREDAWWDDVLIADMITLAKKTGDVTRVPIGLEKTEYEQANFWTSHFGGLYVFRDVPEPATICVGKKEEVGKLPTKLTLGFHERNKIAAFLEENNLVEPIVKAKGVNAIDILRQKLDFIIVDVAATMEADLTGLRRADLRKLARRYAQLLPKEFHQLNDLLRWAEGGGGWPRITSKDPAYFYTLRSTDHGDRDLVNQMLAELAPLDVRQLFICHKQLFYARYAGWPEEKKEFVADFLEREYQVDKAGAREALFGHEEPMAEPSPTRDIVDVVGPWGAVRRGK